From a region of the Clupea harengus chromosome 9, Ch_v2.0.2, whole genome shotgun sequence genome:
- the LOC105897180 gene encoding protein tilB homolog, with amino-acid sequence MVILSFMFFFLNMKPENIPMILWFRCKYLNLHRNHLTSIRQLPKMPQIQHLCLSENGIGTLGELAMLGATPLQSLTLRHNPCEFLEDYRPRVFSCLPKLRVLDGIPKLPEDSVPSHISAASRLCTIL; translated from the exons ATGGTCATCTtgtctttcatgtttttttttttaaacatgaaacCTGAAAATATACCCATGATTCTGTGGTTTAGATGCAAATACCTGAATTTGCACCGCAACCACTTGACATCCATCCGCCAGCTGCCAAAGATGCCTCAGATCCAgcacctgtgtctgtctgagaacGGCATCGGGACCCTGGGGGAGCTGGCCATGCTGGGCGCCACTCCGCTGCAGTCCCTCACCCTGCGCCACAACCCCTGTGAGTTCCTGGAGGACTACCGACCACG CGTTTTCTCCTGCTTGCCAAAACTCCGTGTTCTGGACGGAATCCCAAAGCTGCCAGAAGATTCCGTGCCGTCTCACATTTCTGCAGCATCAAGACTGTGCACCATTTTGTGA